A genome region from Ottowia testudinis includes the following:
- a CDS encoding sulfate ABC transporter substrate-binding protein, with the protein MKTSIRLALSAIALAAASAASAQTTLLNVSYDVAREFYKDFNTAFIAHYKKTTGKDIKVDQSHAGSSAQARAVADGLAADVVTMNTTTDVDFLADKGVVAKDWRAKFPNGASPTTSTMLFLVRNGNPKNIKDWDDLIRPDVKVVVVNPKTGGNGRMAYLAAWGQVRAKGGSDAQAAEFVSKLYKNVPALARGGRDATGMFLQRNLGDVLVTFESEVVSVENEFGKGKVDAVHPSASIVTENPVAVVERTVSKKGTAAEAKAYLDFLYSPEGQEIAAKHNIRPRNEAILKKHAEAFKPIKLFTVDQYFGSLAEAQKVHFNDGGQFDKLYGK; encoded by the coding sequence ATGAAAACCTCGATCCGCCTTGCCCTGTCTGCCATCGCCCTGGCCGCCGCCAGCGCCGCCAGCGCACAGACAACCCTGCTCAACGTCTCCTACGACGTCGCGCGCGAGTTCTACAAGGACTTCAACACCGCCTTCATCGCCCATTACAAGAAGACCACCGGCAAAGACATCAAGGTGGATCAGTCCCACGCCGGCTCCAGCGCGCAGGCGCGCGCCGTGGCCGACGGCCTGGCCGCCGACGTGGTGACCATGAACACCACCACCGATGTGGACTTTCTGGCCGACAAGGGGGTGGTCGCCAAGGACTGGCGCGCCAAGTTCCCGAACGGCGCCTCGCCCACCACGTCGACCATGCTGTTTCTGGTGCGCAACGGCAACCCGAAAAATATCAAGGACTGGGACGATCTGATCCGCCCCGACGTGAAGGTGGTGGTGGTCAATCCCAAGACGGGCGGCAACGGCCGCATGGCCTATCTCGCGGCCTGGGGCCAGGTGCGCGCCAAGGGCGGCAGCGACGCGCAGGCGGCCGAGTTCGTGAGCAAGCTCTACAAGAACGTGCCCGCGCTGGCGCGCGGCGGGCGCGACGCCACGGGCATGTTCCTGCAGCGCAACCTGGGCGACGTGCTAGTCACGTTCGAGTCGGAAGTGGTGTCGGTCGAGAACGAATTCGGCAAGGGCAAGGTCGATGCCGTGCACCCCAGCGCCAGCATCGTGACCGAGAACCCGGTGGCCGTGGTCGAACGCACGGTGAGCAAGAAGGGGACGGCGGCCGAGGCCAAGGCCTACCTCGATTTCCTGTACTCGCCGGAAGGCCAGGAGATTGCCGCCAAGCACAACATCCGCCCGCGCAACGAGGCCATCCTGAAAAAGCACGCCGAGGCGTTCAAGCCGATCAAGCTGTTCACGGTGGACCAGTACTTCGGCTCGCTGGCCGAGGCGCAGAAGGTGCACTTCAACGACGGTGGGCAGTTCGACAAGCTGTATGGCAAGTAA